The Toxorhynchites rutilus septentrionalis strain SRP chromosome 3, ASM2978413v1, whole genome shotgun sequence genome includes a region encoding these proteins:
- the LOC129774756 gene encoding gastrula zinc finger protein XlCGF26.1-like, with the protein MNEYLARRWFILVDIEVHFEAAFVLGFDWSAWNVMLVPNSWLSEKARNVLFGSIDCVWRYTENKPGRNGRAMSVLQIVDQRCRICSKNSTKITSLSEIINGRTLAEMLRYCVTIEVFEGDYLPFQCCVDCKSDLIVAYNLAIRCKESDALFRSQLSDSKDALRLLPYEFNNATNANQLKTEFKTETECVYVEPDLYTSNDEQSNMLTYEKNGSSSNFNNDDEIGEGYMQVDDREDDNETNRENNVDDSDDESVFERELRRCVKTKTSSSPKRCCKCKTRLENVEQVEQHSKMHIMSRITDVQITTVRPFECSVCFNRYTKKRFLLRHQREMYIEKKFQCEECDKEFLTESQLANHKESHDKDNSDRKEQLTKCCACYQQFESEELLRKHADEIHLPESQSSTNDNEKKFICDICHRRYKTKRTLLDHKSKPYRNEQNMCTQCGKMFREKRFLIDHERLHQGDRPLVCPVCSKTFAVKDSYRKHVKSHSIEKDRFKCEICSKGFRKKTNLKSHYITHRTDYRPMSCSICSASFARKATLKLHMRLHTGEKPHKCNMCDASFACPSNLKQHIMAHEGIKPYACHICGKRYPRQDYLRRHMVSHIANN; encoded by the exons AAACGTTTTGTTTGGGTCAATTGATTGTGTTTGGAGGTATACCGAAAACAAGCCTGGAAGGAACGGAAGAGCAATGTCCGTATTACAGATCGTTGATCAGCGGTGTCGTATATGTTCTAAAAATTCTACAAAAATAACTTCCCTCAGTGAAATCATAAATGGGAGAACACTGGCTGAAATGTTACGTTATTGTGTCACGATAGAG GTTTTTGAAGGCGATTACCTACCATTCCAATGTTGTGTAGATTGCAAGTCCGATCTAATTGTAGCGTATAATTTGGCGATACGTTGCAAGGAATCTGATGCTTTGTTTCGAAGTCAGCTTAGCGATAGTAAAGATGCTTTGCG actACTACCATATGAATTTAACAATGCGACAAATGCCAATCAACTAAAAACAGAGTTCAAGACGGAAACTGAATGTGTATATGTAGAGCCAGATCTTTATACATCAAACGATGAACAATCGAACATGTTGACATATGAGAAAAAcggaagttcatcaaatttcaATAACGATGATGAAATCGGCGAGGGATATATGCAAGTGGATGATAGGGAAGACGATAATGAGACAAATCGAGAAAACAACGTGGATGACAGCGATGACGAAAGTGTATTCGAGAGGGAACTAAGGAGGTGTGTGAAAACAAAAACTTCGTCTTCTCCCAAACGATGCTGCAAATGCAAGACGCGTTTGGAAAATGTAGAGCAAGTTGAGCAACATTCTAAAATGCATATCATGTCAAGAATTACCGACGTACAAATAACAACAGTTCGACCATTTGAATGCTCAGTTTGCTTTAATCGGTATACTAAGAAGCGATTTCTACTCCGTCATCAACGAGAAATGTACATCGAGAAAAAATTTCAATGCGAGGAATGTGATAAAGAATTTCTCACAGAATCTCAACTTGCGAATCACAAAGAGTCTCATGATAAAGATAACAGTGACAGAAAGGAACAACTCACAAAATGCTGTGCATGTTACCAACAGTTCGAGTCCGAAGAATTGTTGAGAAAACATGCTGATGAAATCCATCTTCCAGAAAGTCAATCTTCAACAAacgataatgaaaaaaaattcatttgtgACATCTGTCACCGCAGATACAAAACTAAACGGACATTGTTGGATCACAAATCAAAACCATATCGTAATGAGCAAAACATGTGTACCCAATGTGGTAAAATGTTTCGTGAAAAACGCTTTCTCATTGATCACGAACGTTTGCACCAAGGAGATCGTCCATTGGTATGTCCGGTTTGCTCGAAAACATTTGCCGTAAAGGACTCGTACAGAAAACATGTGAAGTCGCATTCCATTGAAAAGGATCGATTCAAATGTGAAATTTGTAGCAAAGGATTCAGGAAAAAGACGAACCTAAAAAGTCACTATATTACGCATAGGACGGATTATCGACCGATGAGCTGTAGTATTTGTTCGGCGTCATTCGCACGAAAGGCAACTCTCAAACTCCATATGAGGTTGCATACGGGCGAAAAACCACACAAGTGCAATATGTGTGATGCAAGCTTTGCATGTCCGAGCAATCTCAAACAACACATTATGGCACACGAGGGCATTAAACCGTACGCCTGTCACATATGCGGAAAGAGATATCCGAGACAGGACTATCTGCGCAGACATATGGTTTCGCATATCGCAAacaattga